One window from the genome of Kluyveromyces marxianus DMKU3-1042 DNA, complete genome, chromosome 3 encodes:
- the VPS71 gene encoding Vps71p, translating into MHSVEEINPRTYNPNVYFSSLNQPQHSFKVSKQSQATARNKRVNYSLADLEARIYNQPKGSDQDDVSQLRGSEKHALPDLLRSTKRFMELDTENYQDIREVPTLLSNITGLNKDKIDQTNTGILSELQGGSNSSRQRIAKFDLPKSLNLLYKSSKPPKKPKKSTNRISALRKVLSSRRSLHSYLETLDQVNHTLIYGNVQNKKFFRVLPMIITCSICGGYSSISNCVVCHDKICSLRCYELHNETRCKNR; encoded by the coding sequence ATGCATTCAGTGGAGGAAATAAATCCAAGGACATATAACCCAAATGTCTATTTCAGCAGTTTAAACCAACCTCAACATAGTTTTAAGGTCTCGAAACAATCGCAAGCAACAGCaaggaacaaaagagtAAACTATTCATTAGCAGATTTAGAAGCGAGGATATACAACCAGCCAAAAGGAAGCGACCAGGATGATGTGAGTCAACTAAGGGGTTCAGAGAAACATGCCTTGCCTGATCTCCTACGGTCTACAAAACGATTTATGGAGCTAGATACAGAAAATTACCAAGATATACGTGAAGTTCCGACTTTATTAAGTAATATAACAGGCCTtaataaagataaaatTGATCAAACCAATACTGGTATTTTATCGGAATTACAAGGTGGttctaattcttcaagGCAGAGGATAGCAAAATTCGATTTGCCCAAATCTCTAAACCTACTCTATAAATCAAGCAAACCTCCaaaaaagccaaaaaaGAGCACAAACAGAATATCTGCCCTAAGGAAAGTACTTTCAAGCAGGCGATCTCTTCATTCGTATCTAGAAACACTTGATCAAGTTAACCATACCTTGATATACGGTAATGTCCAGAATAAAAAGTTTTTCCGAGTTTTACCCATGATTATTACTTGTTCCATCTGTGGTGGTTATTCCAGTATATCTAATTGTGTTGTCTGCCATGATAAAATATGTAGTCTTCGCTGTTACGAATTGCATAACGAAACTAGATGCAAGAACCGCTAA
- the PUP1 gene encoding proteasome core particle subunit beta 2, translating into MGFKDLPLDKQDINKQHQKLKLKMSGGLSFDNYQRNLHLAQKSHKQPNATSTGTTIVGVKFNGGVIIAADTRSTQGPIVADKNCEKLHRIAPKIWCAGAGTAADTEAVTQLISSNIELHSLYTGREPRVVSSLQMLKQHLFKYQGHIGAYLIVAGVDPTGAHLFSIHAHGSTDVGYYQSLGSGSLAAMAVLESSWKPDMTKDEAIKLASDAIEAGIWNDLGSGSNVDICVMEVGKDAQLLRNYLTPNVREPKQQSYKFARGTTGVLKESIVSICDVEEQAVDITV; encoded by the coding sequence ATGGGTTTTAAAGATTTGCCACTGGATAAGCAAGACATAAATAAACAACACCAGAAACTGAAGCTGAAGATGTCTGGAGGTCTATCATTCGACAATTATCAGAGGAATCTGCACCTTGCGCAAAAGAGTCATAAACAACCCAATGCAACCTCTACAGGTACCACAATTGTTGGGGTAAAATTCAATGGAGGGGTGATTATTGCAGCAGACACAAGATCTACACAAGGTCCTATCGTCGCTGATAAGAATTGTGAAAAGTTGCATCGTATTGCTCCTAAAATCTGGtgtgctggtgctggtacTGCCGCTGATACGGAAGCTGTGACGCAgttgatttcttcaaatattgaatTACATTCTCTATATACCGGAAGGGAGCCTCGTGTTGTGTCATCGTTGCAGATGCTTAAACAACACTTATTCAAATACCAAGGTCACATTGGTGCTTACTTGATTGTTGCTGGGGTGGATCCTACCGGCGCTCATTTGTTCTCAATCCATGCTCATGGTTCTACTGACGTCGGATACTACCAGTCCCTTGGGTCTGGGTCATTAGCGGCCATGGCGGTTTTAGAATCTAGTTGGAAACCAGATATGACAAAAGATGAAGCCATTAAGCTTGCATCTGACGCAATTGAAGCTGGTATTTGGAACGATTTAGGTTCTGGTTCAAATGTTGATATTTGTGTCATGGAAGTCGGTAAGGATGCCCAATTGTTAAGAAACTATTTGACTCCGAACGTAAGAgaaccaaaacaacaatcaTACAAATTTGCCCGTGGTACTACTGGTGTTCTCAAGGAGTCTATCGTAAGTATTTGCGATGTAGAGGAGCAGGCTGTTGATATTACAGTTTAG
- the ADE8 gene encoding phosphoribosylglycinamide formyltransferase, producing the protein MLPKVTVLISGSGSNLQALIDAKKEGRLIVDICRVISSSKKAYGLQRASDNGIPTTVKSLYPYTKNLAKDDKEARSEARSRFEADLAQEILKDSPDLIVCAGWLLILGPTFLQKLDGLPIINLHPALPGAFDGTTHAIEMAWNKCQEDKKPLTAGCMVHYVIEEVDRGSPLVIKELEIIPGQETLEEYESRVHAAEHVAIVEATIKALKNANKLQ; encoded by the coding sequence ATGCTACCTAAAGTTACAGTATTGATCTCTGGTTCAGGCTCGAACTTACAGGCCCTCATAGATGCAAAAAAAGAGGGACGTTTAATTGTCGACATTTGTAGAGTTATTTCCAGTAGTAAGAAGGCTTATGGGCTACAAAGAGCCTCTGATAATGGAATTCCAACTACTGTAAAGTCATTATATCCATACACCAAGAATTTGGCAAAAGATGATAAAGAAGCTCGCTCGGAGGCTAGATCGAGATTCGAAGCTGATTTAGCGCAAGAAATACTGAAGGACAGCCCTGATCTAATTGTTTGTGCTGGTTGGCTGTTAATTCTTGGACCGACTTTCCTACAGAAACTAGATGGATTGCCTATCATAAACCTTCATCCTGCATTACCTGGTGCCTTTGATGGTACCACACACGCCATCGAAATGGCATGGAACAAATGTCAAGAAGATAAAAAGCCATTGACTGCAGGTTGTATGGTGCACTACgttattgaagaagtcgaTAGAGGTTCTCCATTGGTAATCAAGGAACTTGAAATTATTCCAGGCCAAGAAACACTGGAAGAGTACGAGTCGAGGGTACACGCTGCAGAGCACGTTGCCATCGTTGAGGCTACCATCAAGGCATTGAAGAATGCTAATAAATTGCAGTAA
- the SIZ1 gene encoding Siz/PIAS RING finger protein — protein MQHLLNDISADTVKEEIMLLKVAELKNVCRSIGLPLSGRKMELQDRLLSFLMAPSRAGLNDPFRVPAVNILVKKAGCGDPVPKYETLLHALTTGSFLHPVATGHQDAASLRASGNAAIGGGNINTNISTNNNNNMNKNAKAFGGKPFLRFQPSPFYSLKRLIGSESAPEAPSKRGVANISFRLNEEEVKLLKSSSKIRLYLFCGINNSFGTTNDVPIQFPLRNEIKFNEVQIKDNVHGLKNKIGTAKPADLTPYINWPPKSNLLQIVYAFTKDDHMVYVYIVELVETDELLQKTINNPKIVKPATLLYIKQTLKEEEDEDLMTTSTVMSLQCPISYSRMKYPVKSIHCRHLQCFDAQWFIESQKQIPTWQCPVCQKTIHIEDLAICEFVQEIINSTNEDVEQVEISQDGSWLIKDDTENHNASSHNGANSTAKEEATPDIKPEESHGLISNEEKANSEPIIISLDSDDDEEETQSPSPPPPPPQRAIETSNNNSSNTTNGSSDPNSADLNQDNDLLDDEDMAFIEELANSIIDRVPRTTQEDREERDVQKNGPISSASVSSSNEQRHNSDRIYQSQQRKTSLDPKAKEAGGQNPITDHRPQIPNLLGRTPLNAGPSNSSPRLPTMPQLTNADSILFNDANQFRSVETDRHNQSDSHVHSMTSQPQLNRTVNNSMNNSSSSDSESAPLRAHASHSFPVAQPSLPPLPNLPTRPGSSNLPTNLPPSPIIQDPRRKKPEVSPFLPKKNYKNMLPKKRIHSNSSTSSQNGTPQTNSTNVGARNTSPNAEASGPPNDSLHSDDLIDLTSD, from the coding sequence ATGCAACACTTATTGAATGATATTAGTGCCGACACAGTGAAGGAAGAGATCATGCTTCTCAAAGTGGCCGAGTTGAAGAACGTTTGTCGTTCGATAGGGCTTCCTTTGAGTGGTAGAAAGATGGAATTACAGGACAGGCTCTTATCATTTCTAATGGCCCCCAGTCGAGCTGGCTTAAATGATCCATTTCGGGTCCCAGCGGTGAATATTTTAGTTAAGAAGGCCGGTTGCGGTGATCCAGTACCGAAATATGAGACTCTATTACATGCCCTCACGACAGGATCATTTTTACATCCTGTGGCAACGGGCCATCAAGACGCAGCTTCATTACGTGCTTCTGGAAATGCTGCGATTGGTGGCGGAAACATTAATACTAATATTTCTacgaacaacaacaacaatatgAATAAAAATGCCAAAGCATTTGGTGGGAAGCCTTTTCTGCGATTTCAGCCTAGTCCATTCTATAGCTTAAAACGACTAATAGGCTCTGAGTCTGCCCCAGAAGCGCCTAGCAAAAGAGGTGTAGCGAACATTTCTTTTAGGCtaaatgaagaagaagtgaaaTTACTAAAGAGCAGCTCGAAGATCAGGTTGTATTTATTCTGTGGTATTAATAATTCATTTGGCACTACTAATGATGTTCCTATCCAATTTCCGCTGAGGAACGAAATAAAGTTTAACGAAGTACAAATCAAGGACAATGTTCATGGActcaaaaataaaatcgGAACTGCTAAACCAGCAGACCTAACTCCATACATAAACTGGCCTCCAAAATCAAACTTATTACAGATTGTTTATGCATTCACTAAAGATGATCATATGGTATATGTTTATATTGTTGAGTTAGTGGAAACTGATGAATTATTgcagaaaacaataaacaATCCAAAGATTGTAAAACCAGCAACATTGCTCTACATCAAGCAAACtctcaaagaagaagaagatgaagatttaATGACAACATCCACTGTGATGTCTTTACAGTGTCCAATCTCTTATTCTAGAATGAAGTACCCCGTAAAGTCCATTCACTGTAGACATTTACAATGTTTCGATGCTCAATGGTTTATAGAATCTCAGAAGCAAATCCCCACTTGGCAATGTCCTGTTTGTCAAAAAACTATTCATATAGAAGATCTTGCAATTTGCGAGTTCGTACAAGAAATCATAAACTCGACAAATGAAGATGTGGAACAAGTTGAAATTAGTCAAGACGGTAGCTGGCTGATCAAAGACGATACGGAAAACCACAATGCATCATCTCATAATGGCGCAAACTCTACggcaaaagaagaagcaacaCCCGATATCAAACCTGAGGAATCTCATGGACTGATATcgaatgaagaaaaggcGAACTCAGAGCCTATTATAATTTCCCTAGACAGTGATGACGACGAGGAAGAAACTCAATCGCCgtcaccaccaccaccaccaccacagaGAGCAATAGAAACATCTAATaacaattcttcaaatactACGAATGGCTCCAGTGATCCCAATAGTGCAGATCTTAATCAAGATAACGACTTGCTCGATGATGAGGATATGGCGttcattgaagaattggcCAACTCCATTATCGATAGAGTTCCTAGGACAACCCAAGAAGATAGAGAAGAACGAGATgtacaaaaaaatggtcCAATTTCTTCAGCGAGCGTGAGTAGCAGTAATGAACAGCGGCATAACAGTGACAGAATATATCAGTCTCAACAGCGAAAAACTAGCTTGGATCCCAAAGCTAAAGAGGCTGGTGGTCAAAACCCGATAACTGATCATCGTCCTCAAATACCAAACTTACTTGGGAGAACTCCTCTCAATGCAGGGCCCTCAAACTCTTCTCCTCGTCTACCCACTATGCCACAGCTGACGAATGCAGACTCaatacttttcaatgaCGCAAATCAGTTTCGTTCGGTTGAAACTGATCGTCATAACCAGTCTGATTCGCATGTCCATAGCATGACAAGCCAACCACAACTTAACAGAACTGTGAATAACTCTATGAATAACTCTTCTAGTAGTGATTCTGAATCCGCACCTCTACGAGCACATGCGTCTCATTCTTTCCCAGTAGCACAACCGTCTTTACCTCCACTTCCTAATCTACCAACAAGACCAGGTTCATCTAATCTACCGACAAACCTTCCGCCATCACCTATCATCCAAGATCctagaagaaagaaaccGGAGGTTTCGCCCTTTTTGCCGAAgaaaaactacaaaaacATGTTACCAAAGAAGCgaattcattcaaataGTTCAACCTCCTCACAAAACGGTACTCCTCAAACTAACAGCACAAATGTGGGTGCGCGTAATACCTCTCCAAATGCCGAAGCATCGGGGCCACCAAATGACTCACTTCATTCTGATGATTTAATCGACTTGACTTCTGACTAG
- the STE14 gene encoding protein-S-isoprenylcysteine carboxyl O-methyltransferase, with protein sequence MSDVSDSEDVPVIINGKAYPNIEKNALDEISLTAFGLGIIFGVSFISIFFSPYVNFNLYMIALSLFHLLEFWVTAKYNPGKLNTNSFLINNGIGYFIAHMVAILEALLERIFFPTVKRTSYSNFTKISVTLGFIVLCLGQYVRSKAMITAGQSFSHVVKITKNSDHKLVTEGIYSNLRHPSYFGFFWWSVGSQMMLLNPISLVIFVVVLWNFFNRRIAFEERYLIQFFGNEYVKYRSSVGVGIPFIK encoded by the coding sequence ATGTCTGACGTTAGCGATTCAGAGGATGTACCTGTGATAATCAATGGCAAAGCGTACCCTAACATCGAAAAAAACGCATTGGATGAAATATCTCTCACGGCATTCGGATTAGGAATCATCTTTGGTGTGTCTTTCATATCgatctttttttcaccaTATGTGAACTTCAACCTGTATATGATTGCACTTTCACTGTTTCATCTCTTAGAGTTTTGGGTCACTGCGAAATATAATCCAGGGAAGCTTAATACAAACTCCTTTTTAATCAACAATGGGATCGGATACTTTATAGCACACATGGTAGCTATTTTGGAGGCTTTACTCGAACGTATCTTCTTTCCTACTGTAAAACGAACCTCTTATTCAAATTTCACTAAAATCAGTGTAACTCTAGGGTTTATTGTATTGTGTTTGGGCCAATATGTAAGGTCTAAAGCTATGATAACCGCTGGTCAGTCTTTCTCACATGTGGTTAAGATTACAAAGAATTCGGACCATAAGCTAGTAACAGAAGGTATTTATTCAAACCTGAGACATCCCAGTTATTTTGGATTCTTTTGGTGGTCCGTTGGATCTCAGATGATGTTACTAAACCCCATATCACTGGTGATTTTCGTGGTTGTTTTGTGGAATTTCTTTAATCGAAGAATCgcatttgaagaaagatacCTTATACAGTTTTTTGGTAATGAATACGTAAAATATCGAAGCTCTGTTGGCGTTGGTATTCcattcatcaaataa